Genomic window (Mycosarcoma maydis chromosome 5, whole genome shotgun sequence):
GACTTACATCGGTCGCACTCACATTACGTCTGGTGGGTAGCGCTGGTGATGGTTGACTTTCAGGTTGATCCATCGACATGAAACCTGGTTCTTTCTTACGCATAAAGTTCCACTTGCTGTCCTTTTCCGGACTCGTCTCGCCCGACGCGCCGAAGAAAGCGGATCCTCGAGCACGGCCGAACGAGCAAGTGACCGAGGCTACCGCTTCACTCGCTTTACTGCCGGTGGTAAAGGATGGCATGCGAAGCCGTCTTTTCTCTTTGGTCGACTCCTCCGTTGATGGTCGATCGCTATTGGACAAGCTGAGTGACGAGGGCGATGCGAACCGATTTGGCGTTACTTCAGTCGCATCTTTCGCTGTTGATTGACGTGAGATCGACGGCCGATTCTTTGGCTGAGACAACGACCTTGGTCTTGTACTTGGTGTCTCGGATCCAGTCGGCGGCGCGCTCCAAGCCGCTTTCACGTGCTCCATCACCGCTTGTGCTTGGCCGAGATAGTCCAGCTGTGCCTGCATATAATCTGTCAGACACAGCCAATCCTCGGCTTCTGAGTCTTGAACCGCACCTCCCCTCGCCTCAACATCCATGACTGCCTCATCGTAGGCTGCTTTGGCCTGTCtgagctcctcctccaacTCGCGCTTCTCCTTTTTGCTCTTCTGCACTTTGGTCTGGGCCGATTCAAGCCGAGCGGTGACAAGATCGAGTTTCTTTAGAGCAGCAGTGAAGCTATCGAGTATGGCTTTGGATCGTGCGATGCGCGCGAGGAAGATGTGCGAGGTATCTTTTGTGAATGTTGATTGAAGGTTTGCGAGTTGAATGTGAGCGTCTCCCAACAGACCGAGACAGGAGCCGTAGGTCGAGTCTGATGGAAAGGCGGTAGCGTAACAACCCATGGCCAAACCGAGTGCTTCGACGGGTAAGACTTTGCTCTCTGATTTGGCGCCATTGGTGGCAGAATTTTCAGAGACGGAAAGGGAGGAGGCGTCGAAAGGGATGGGCTTCTTCTTTCCGAGATAGGACCAGTAGGCTTCGGTGGAAGTGTAAAGCGACTCGATGCCTTTTTTGCGTTGTTCGACTTGGAACGAGATGTCGTCTTCCTCGGAGGGGGTAGAGGAAGAGAGCATGGAACTGAGGCCGGCTGACCACGAGCGGATCTTGCCTAGCTGAGGTCGCTTGGGTAGCATTGATTTGGTGGGCGTGAGCGAGGGCATAGAAGTGTGTCTGCTGTTTCGAGTTTCAAGGTGGCGGGATGAAGAATGTGAATAGCGATACTGGCTTACGCGAAAGGCAGCCAGTCGAGGAACAAGCGCTTGATGGCGTCCACCGAGTCGCAGTAAAGCGAGCTGTGTCCAAGATGCAGTTTGCGTCGAAAGCAGGAAAATGGAGGCGTCACAGGAATAGAGCAAGacaggatcgagatggtaGTCCAAAGTTTAGCTGgtgttcgtgattggccCGCCGAATGTGCGGCGAATGACGAATGGGATGATCTGACAAGACAAGGGCAAGCACGACCAAAGTCAGGAGATCAGGAGTTGCATCAGGTTGGCGTAGTTTGATTGGCAGCTCAAATTCACACATTCGTTCTCGTATCAGCACGCAGCATGCAGTGAGAGACtgaactcgtgactgtcagCGCAGCTTTATGAGTTTATGCAGCTCGCACGAACCCTTCCCGAGCAGCGTGGTCCGTCAGAGATCTCTGCTTAGATTTGGCCGAGGCGTCCACACCCCCGACTTGTTCAGATGAAGAAGGACCCTTTTTCGGCTCGTGTCTTTAGCGTTGTTCGTTTGGCGGGTTACAGATTCACCTCAAGTGAATCCAGAACCACGAGAAATGGGGCGGCTAGCAGCGCACAATCTCGGCCACGCGAGAATCACAACTCCGCCAAAATCGTCAATGGCTCGCTGGCTGTTCAGCCATTCTATACCGAaccaaaaacaaaacaaaacaaaaaaacaatcacgaattgcaaAATTTACAAAGCAAATCGACCCCTTTTCTGGTTCAAGGTTGTACAGCGCGACGCTCATTTAGGCAAGTGACACGCGAGCAGCACACACCCATCGCACAGCGcaccaattcacgatctgtgaatcacgaatactgGGCTGTCAGTTTCAGCTAGATCTGCTTAAGCTTGCTTTTATCGACTCGTCTAGCCTTGTGGACGGAGCGCTTTGCAATTGTCAAATGTCTACACACTGAGCCATCGTCGCTGTAGGCAGaactcatgactcgtgactgtaaaCACGTGTGCTCCTGCTCTGAATCTGTTCTCTGCTCCAACCACTCATTAAGTAAGCGAAAATAGCGGTGCCCCATATTCTTACTCGGGCCTCTCAGTCTGCAGCGTACGGAGCACTGCTTCCGGAGCACTCACAAGACTTCGTCATAGCTGCCATGAATATCACACGTTACCCCTTGTCGCGGAAGCGCCTGTATTCAACACGGTGATTGCACCAAGTACATACACGAAAAGCTCTAGAGCAGAAACATCAATCGCTCGCCTCCTTGCTCTTTCCCTCGCTCTTTGACATTTCCTCCGCAGGATCGGCGGGCGTCGACTCAGTGGCCCTGCTGGTACCCTCGGCTTCCTTGGTCACCGTCGAAGTGGGGGTAGCTGCGCCACTGTTGGTCGATCCGGCGCCTGCGAGTTGCCATGCCGGAATCGTAGGCTTGGGGAGGTGCGGTGGGCTTGCATCTCCTGTTGGCGTGCCAATCGTCGGCGAACCGTACGAGCCAGCACCATAGCCTACACCGTACGGACGCGGAGGAATCGATGCACCTGCGCCATGCATCGCTCCACCTTGCCCGCCAACGGTGCCCCTCGAGACCAGCAGCGATttgagcgacttgagctcCGACTGCAGCTCCGAAAGCGAATTCGTCTGTGCTTGCTTGGATTTTTCAAACAGACTTGCGAGCTCTTTTCGGATCCCTTCGACATCGTCCTTGATTCGGTCCAATTCTCCATCCCTACGCTTCTCGTTCTCTCGTACGCTCTTGACGCAGTGCTCGACTTCCTTGATGCTcttctccacctcggctttTTGCTCTTCGAGTCCTTGTTTGACTGCGATAGTCTGCGCATCCAAAGCCTGCAACTGGCTCGCTACTTCATCGTACTTTGCCGTGAGCGAGTCCAAGTCAGCCTCGAGTACGTTCGCATTGGGCGGCTGCAGGTGCGGCATGAGGTATTTCTTCGCCAGTGAAATCACGCCGTAGCCAATCGTACCCGACACAACCGCCATAATGAACCAATCTCGCCAATCGCGTCCTTGGTGTTGAGAAGCACCAGCGGGGTAAGCACCGTAAGGCGCCCCTCCATAGTAAGGCGCAGGTGGTCCAGCTGCATACGAAGCATATCCGGTAGAGCCGGTCGCTTGAGATTGGTTGGCCTGACGGATAGCTTCATCGATCTCGTTGGGTCGCAGACCTTTGGATTCCAGAAAGCTCACCCTCTGCGACATGGTCGACGACTGCACCTTGGGATCAGAGAGGAAGGTGATGGCGGAGGCGACCATGTCCGGTCGAACGGGTCCTGAGAcagcctgctgctggttTGCTCCAACTGCAGACGTGGATGGGTCCGACATCTTTGAGGTGCAGTGACGGTTATCAGCCCGCTAAATGAGATCGGGTCTTTGCTGTTCTAGATCGAGTCGAAAGGCGGCGGGCGCGGGAATCGTGTGGTGTAACAAAAAGGCTCTTTGAGCGTCAACGAGAAACAAGTGTGGAGAGCTGGATGTCGCTTGATGAATGGATGTGAGCCGAATTGCGAGAAACAACGAGCAACGGTCGCAAAGACAAAGTGGAGTGAATGTGGGGAAGACTGACTACGCTTTCACAGAACACAAGTGAGAGTCGAGAGTGCGAAGGGCACGAgacaagcaaagcagcgcgtgcttgaatcgtgaattccTACCCGGTCTCGGTTCCGTCGATACCGGCGT
Coding sequences:
- a CDS encoding uncharacterized protein (related to PEX14 - peroxisomal protein involved in protein import - peroxin) gives rise to the protein MSDPSTSAVGANQQQAVSGPVRPDMVASAITFLSDPKVQSSTMSQRVSFLESKGLRPNEIDEAIRQANQSQATGSTGYASYAAGPPAPYYGGAPYGAYPAGASQHQGRDWRDWFIMAVVSGTIGYGVISLAKKYLMPHLQPPNANVLEADLDSLTAKYDEVASQLQALDAQTIAVKQGLEEQKAEVEKSIKEVEHCVKSVRENEKRRDGELDRIKDDVEGIRKELASLFEKSKQAQTNSLSELQSELKSLKSLLVSRGTVGGQGGAMHGAGASIPPRPYGVGYGAGSYGSPTIGTPTGDASPPHLPKPTIPAWQLAGAGSTNSGAATPTSTVTKEAEGTSRATESTPADPAEEMSKSEGKSKEASD